TGAAGACTTCTCTTTCACCTTGTACTTGCGTTTCTTAGTAGCCATTTCCAGTGCACTTCTTGGCCTCTTGCTCGACTTGTAGGTGACTTTTTCTTTCACTTTGAtgccttttattttattataggcAACTTCAGATGGATTAGTGTCAACATCTTGATACGCACTACAATTTTCTTCAATACGcacttctttcattttctttttcccttgacAACATGCATCCATTTGTTCTGACATTTTCCAAAATCCATCTTTAGCAATTTGATAAGCTTCATCACATTCAGAAGCTTTTGTCATCAGCTGCATATATAGATAGGATAACTCTTTGTAACGAAAATTTAATTTTGCctttaactccatttccgggcTACTTTCACTGGAAACATGCACATTTCCTGTTTTGGCTGCTTTTGTCCATCTCTTCAATATATATGCATCCGGAATTGTTACAATATTCAGAGTCATCAATATTTTTAGTGCATGTGAACACAAAAATCCAGCAAATTCAAATTTCTTACAACTACAACAAATTGAATTCGTGGATGAATCATAAGTTACAAGATGGTGGGAAGTCTTACCATGTGGTGTAACTCTGTAAATCATTTGATTTCCTAATTCACCATCAACTTCCCACTTACAATCAATCCCTTTGCATAGCTCCTCCTTAAATTTTTCATACACTTCATGTGTATATACACTTGCTGCATGCTGTAAAATCCTACAAGGAAATGTCATTGCCGGTGTACTTTGATTGCCTTTAAAATCTGCTACGGATTCATCATAGCGACGATCATCTAATAGCCTTTGGAAGTGTTCAAAAAATTCAAGTAAGCCATGTTTATAACTTACATACTTCTTTATCACACTGTTCATGGACTCACTTCGTTGGGTTGTGGTCATATCAGCACAGAAGGTTTCTCTCCCATACACTAAAGCCCATTTCTCTTTTATATCAAACATTTTCTTCAACCACTTGTTGTCTTCCAGACCATACGTTTTTAGCATTTCACTCCATCCCTCAAAAAAATCATCCTCATTTTCATAGTCATATATGCAGTGACTAAAATCTGccgcaaaattttgaaaatctttaaAGACATCAGCTAGATGCATTGCTGCATTTTGATAGATATGCCATATACATAAGCGGTGATACGTTGTTGGCCATTGAGAAGCCAAAGCCGTTGCCATTCTTCCGTCCTGGTCTGTAAGAATAGTTCTTGGTATTTTTTCCATCATAGCCTTAGCAAATGTGTCAAACAGCCATTCAAATGTCAGAATTGTCTCATCATATAATAAAGCAGCCCCAAAAACAGTAGTTTGTTTATGATGATTTACACCAACGAATAAAGCAATTGGCCTCCCATCTTTGTGCTTTCTATAAGTTGTATCAAAACAAACCACATCACCAAAATGAGCAAAATCCGTTCTCATCTTTGCATCAGCCCAAAATATGTTAGTTATCAAGTCATCTTCATCTACTTGAATGGcgtaaaaaaaatttggatccTCTAATTGCATGCCTTGTAAGTACTCTAAGACTCCTCCTGTGTCACCTTGCATCATTGGTATGGATCTTTTGGATCGtaagtaattttttaaatcatctcGAATGAACCCAAGATTTTCTCGTCCACCAACTTGTTTCGACATCAGTTCAATCGATTATTTTGGTGTAATTCCGCAACTTCGGGCCATATCTATTTCAGCTTCGTGTGCCATTGTCAAATGTCTATGAGATCTGAATAAATGAGTTTTGCTTGGAGTTGATAGCTCATGATTATGTTCAGCAACAAATTGCACAACACGGTATTTTCCACCTTTTCTACAGCTAATTTTCATCCTTGCACTGCAATCACATCTTGTTTCTGGACGAGGACACTTAACAATCATATTGCGTTTGTCTTTTGGCTTTTTTCCTTCACGGGAGCAGCAAAAAACCCTGTCCAACATCAAATCACTATTTTTGTCTTTATGTCCCTTACTCAATCGAGTTCCAAAACCAGATGCTTTAgcatatttttggtaaaaattttTGGCTGCTACTTCAGTATCGAATTCCATGTCAAGTTTCGGGACCAAGTCATCAGGTATAgccaaaggaagaaaaatttgaTTTCCTTGATTGCCATCAGTAATACAAAGAGGTAAGGCATTATCATTTATCTCCTGCAAGTCAACATCTTCAAAGTCCAATTTACGACATGATTGGACTTCATGAGTTGGCAAATCATTCTCCATATTCCCCCAAAACCCAACAAATGACCTGTATCAAATTACCGAATACAAATACATAATTTATTACCCTTTTTGGTGAAAAGCAACATGGTAGGGAAAATCATGCACCTATTAAACCACAGAAAAGAATGACTCAGCAAATAGCACAGAGGAAAATATGTGAAAAATGAGTATGCATTCAAGCTATTCATACACAAGAGAAGAGGCCCAAAACTAATGCATCAAAGTATTCACAAAGAAATGGCACAATTTGCAAAGTCACCAGGAGAAATATCACACACACAACAGAATTTCACTAGAATAAAATAACCCATGCAAAAGTACTCGACCCATGAATGAAAAGTAGATATCCTCATAGGGAATGATCAAACAAAGAGCAGATAACTTACTGTATAAACACCCAAACTagaatattaaaaaataaataataaacagaaaaaatgaaattcgttATTAAGTTCTCATTTTCCCTCTCAACAGGAAAGACTACTATGGCCATGTAATTAGTATGTGAAGACTTTGTTTAATATTATGTCTTCGTCAATGAAAAATTATAGGTTTATAAGCTGGAGTAGAAATTCTTAGGGAAGCAAATCGCTAGCACTAGAAATTCTTAAATATTATTACGGCACATTGCCCTTAGGAAACCTTTGACATTGTCAAGTCATACTAAATTAGGATCCCTGTCGAATCCTGACCACCAAAAAGatttaacaaaaaagaaaaagaaaaagtcataCTTAATCAATACTAGGCCAGACGCTGGCGTTTCTTGTGGATTAATCGCCGAATATAACTTTTGCCGAATCAATACCATGTTGCTTTTCATACCACTTTGGTGATTCTAAATTTACTATTCTTCTTATTAACCAAACTCTTAATTGTTTTTGTAATAGTTAAAAGCCTGGATAGAAGCGGCACATAAATAACGCAATTCGTTGCATATGAAGAGTACttatttgaaggaaaattcacCTACGTACCTTGCTCCGTTGAAGACTAGCTTTAGTTTAGGAGAAAAGGCTTCAGTTTAGGAAAATTCACCTACGTCCCTTGCTCCGTGAATATTTCGTCAAAGCTgaatggtgaagatgatgaactCGGACAGCCCTGCTGCGTTGCGATGAAGGTTTTGAGAAGGATACCAATCTGATGGGAAACCAGAATCGTGGCCTGCTGCGTTGAATTGCACTTTGTTGTCCTGCCCGAATTTTGTGATGAAGCTTTTGAGGAGGAGTGAAATCTGATGGGAAACCAGAATCGTGGCCTTGTGGGGTTTTTTTTTGTGCCTTGTTTaatctttaattttgttttttgggtttttagtttaatggattttggttttgtGTGATTAAGTTTCTCACCCCGATTAATCGGTTAAATAATTAAACATGGTTCGAGTTGGGTTGTTTCAGGATTGGGTTAATAAAAGGACACTTGGCAAGTTTATGAGGGGTGGGATAGGGTGTGAGACAGGATTGTGGTACAGAGGATCCGTTGCGGTATTAGTTTGTGTTTTGAAGATCAAAAGTTTTCAATGACATGGTATATCTAAATCCAATATTGAGTGgcaattcaaaaattttcaaaaaccctttttctaTACTCTAGCGGGCCTAATTCTATGGCTTTGTTAAGTTCTAATGTGggtcttttttaatttttcttatttttattttgcaaaagcccaaaaatcattttaaccaaaattcttaagtttttatctttttatttttaaaaaaatgcggGGGGACAGCTTCAACCATTAGAACCATGCGAAGGCTTTTGTACTTGTAGTCTTTTACCATTTAAGTTCTAGTTGTTGCTTGCTTCCATGTTATTTCGCTTATTCTTTCTATCGGTCCTTTTTCTCAAAGCTTCCGAATTGCTCTCTGatgaggaaagaaaaaagataataatTCCCTCATTATAAGGGTATtgtcttttttcatttttctttcttctttttcaccttttctttattatctTTACATCTCTTTTCCTCATCTTCCAATCCTAATTCTTTGTATCAACTTCAACAATTATCTGTtaaaaaaattccttttatgGCAAATAACTTTCTTACTAAAAATATTCGGCCATCATTAATTATAACAAGATAATAAATAGCATGTGTTAACAATTTCAAGTATTTTCTATTGATATTAATTTCTTCTTATGCatcaatttttattaaaaaacagAAATTATGAGAAATATTTTTACCGAGCATAAACTTTTTAGTTTACAAAATTTGATAATAATTAGATATATTATATggaaaaataaaagtatatatatttgaacctcaaaagaaaatattaataagaataaagaagaaatggagaagaaaataGAAAGATAAATATAAAATCATTTATGGTCTATGTATAATATctaattttgatgattaatgAGTAATTGTTAGTAAAAGTATCAAGTGCTTGAATTATCGCTATTTGATTTCTCACTATGGTTTAGGATAACTAAATATTTTAtaagaaaataacaataaatgTTTAATCACAAAGAGAAATTGACTAGCACATTTTCATCGAGACTTATATATTGTAACACAAataaaggaggaaaagagaatttaaataaataaaggaagaagaagaaaaaggcaaaGGGTCACGAGACAATCTTCCGATATATGGGCATAATTGTCTTTTCGTACtcgtgtgtatatatatatttgacttTTGGTCATTCTAGGGCACTTTGTACACTTCGAGATTACAGGGGATAATTTGCTACTCATCTACAAGGGGCAATAGGTGATCAAATCTTGGAGATATTATTTTTTAGTGGGTATTGGGTGAGATTTGAAAAGGGCATGGAATTAGAGATTAAACCTTGAAAATATGTCCATGGAAAATGTATGATAGCCTTTCTTTCAGTTCTTCTTGTTGTAGTCTTCCtggtaaaagtaaatgaaaacgCAGAGAAATTCTTCCCCAATATGTACATCAACTTCGCAAGTTCCTCGATTTCCCACCATATAAGCATCTCATGTGGGGCCCTGATTGGGTGAAAGAGATTgcgccccaaaaaaaaataaaaaaatgaaaaagtgcAAGAGATTAATCTTTACCTATAAAGTATAAATCTCTATTTTTAAGATCGGGCGGATCGGCCGATCCGATCGATTGAATCGGAACTAGCCAATTGTCCGGTCCAAGTTAGTCCTAAAAATCGGACAAATAAAAATTCGGTCAAATCAGGTGAAAAACCGGGTTGATCGGGTTTGACAGGAAAAAACAGAAGAACCAAGAATAAGTGTTGTcaaggttctttttttttcgaaaaaggTCAAagtatttttaatattatgttttgactcctaagttattaaaaattattaatatatctcaaatatttcttaaagtttggtgttatttttcaattaagtccataattttaattctaaaattgttaatattaattaaataatataaattgctacttgaatgttctaatttctttgtattttcttgttaattatatttaaaatatcaaatatatatgaatatacctttattaatattaatatgctCTTAGATactttacatataatattttaatttttaaataatttgtatttATGACAGCATCCGATTCAATCCTGATCTAATTTGATCGAATCCATTGACCCCTAACCCCTGAATTTGATCGAGTCGATATCAGTCTGAGTCTGAAAAACATAGGTATAAACGATAGCTAACTTCTTCATGAAGTGTTGGAACAGCGTGAAGAACAATTTGGACGACTATTTCTTATTGGTTGTTTGCTTCCTCGTTATGTCACTTGTACTTGTTTCTGTCGGTCCTTTTACTCTTGTCATCCATTGACTCTATGAAGCTTTGAAGTCTTCGAGTGTATATATATGATATATGCAAGGTTACCTAAACAGAACAGAAGATAAAACCGATGGAGTGGTGAGAAACTGTCAGAATCGGAGAGCAGGATGGATCCAGAAGATTAATGGCAATATAATGGAAGCTCAAacttctccctctcccccttttATAACGGCAGGTTTGGGGCCTTGTGAACTATCATGCTCCCAACTCCATTCAACTATCCTTTATTATCAGCAGTGGGTTTTCTGGAGCGCATTTTGCTATGACAAGTACACTGCGGCAAGCCTCGTGTCGCCGCCGCCGCCAGTAAGTTCCAACCTACAATGTACGTATTTGGATATTTTTGTTGGAGTATTTATCACAATTAAATTTGTCATAGCTACATATAGTCTGACTCTGATAAAACTCCTGGATTCGAACAATTTAGAAGAGAAAACAATTCTAGTAACTATTAGTTTGATGACAAATTAAACACGATTACATGGATGTTAAGAGAGATACAAAGGCTAGGGCAtcctttaatttttcttttttttttactgattTTCCTATTGCAGCTGCTGACGGTGCCGTGATTAAGAACCAGATCATACGGTTTCTACAACTTCTTATGCTAATAAGTTATTGGAAGGGTTTAGTTCAGCTTTGGGGTTTAGTTCAGCTTTGGGGTTTAGTGAAGATTGGCGACAAAACGAATTTGACAACTTGTGACCAGCCTTTTGCTCTCAGGTACTTCAATGATCAAGACGTCCAGAAACTATGTGAATATAGGAAGCACTGTTTGGATTACTTAATACCCGTggatgatgatgaggatgagATTGGTCCCCCTGGTCGGGTGTTCTGCGGTGGATTCCCAGAATATGTAGGTGATGTGGGAGATTACACTAGTAGAGAGTATCTTCAGCGTGATTTTGCGGTCGACCGTACGTGTCAAGGATACTGGGTGTTGCCAATCTATCATCCTACTCGGCACCTCCCCAGTGGTGTACTCGAAATTGCATCACCATTAGGTTTGCACTTTTTTCGATATCAGGTTCTGGAGAAGCTTCAGGTTcgacttttctctttttaagtTGCTTAATTACTTCTTTCCTATTGCTGACAAGGACCTGGGGTGTTGCGTGGTAGTAGGAGAGGTGTTTTTATAAATTAATCTAATGAAAGGTCTCTTTTGCATTGTGTCAATAACCAATTTTTTAACTGCTTATAACTGTGAAAACTACGGTCTGTCACTCTAatattaattttctctttttaagttattttttaaGAGAAAGAAGTTGTTGCTAAAAAATTATAGCATTTCAAGGAGTTTTTGGCTTTTGGAACTTCTATACCAAAATTAGTTGAGTAAGCATACAAAGAGCCTGTcttattggttttttttttttttttggtgggtgCAAATTCGTTGTTGTCAGACATCTTTTAAAAGCCAAAGCAAACACTTTGAAACTTGTAACTAACACTTTATTTAAGGTGCATATATAATGTGTTTGTCAAAATCCACTGCAGAGGGTGAATCTAACAACTACTTGTGCAAGACTCGGGGAAATAAGTTCATGTGAGTaccttaaatattttttttctccttttatacTACATAATCTTGGCTGAAGCTTTAAGCTATGCATTCCATGCTAATACTTTTAAGCCATTCTCTTCCAAAAGTGCATGTTTTTGTAGGGATGTAAGACAGTTAAGCATAACAGAGTACCCGTTGGTACCCACTGCACGAAGCTACAAGTGCTCTGCCTGTTTTGCAGTTTGTTTGCAGAGCTCTTGCTCGAGCAATTGCATTTACGTATTGGAGTTCTTTTTACCTGGGAATAAAAAAGACTATGGGGTTCCTAGGACATTGTTGCGCATGCTAATGGAAACATTGAAAGAACACCTCCAAAGTTCTTTTAAGATCGCTTCAGGACAAGAACTGGGGCAGAAATTGACCGTTGAGGTTATAAAAGTCTCTCCAGAGGATGAATTTGATTCTTTTGAAAACCGCAGTACTATTGGTATCAAATCTACTCCTAGGCTTGAAGAAGTACAAGGAGGAGAAGGATGAATATAGTAAATCTCCTCGTGTTTATATACAGGTCAAGAAATCTCCTTAATATTCGAAAACACCCATCGAACCTTCCTATGCTTTGGATTAAATTGGGATTTGGACGGAAAATGTTCAAATTAACCACACTCGCTTAATACATGAATATGATTGTCCATCGCGATTTTTTGCCTAAAAGTTGGaacttttcttccaaaataccttcttttttttttttttattccttttgcTTTCCTTCTCTCTTGCATTGAATTGAAATAGGGGTGAGCAAATTTGGTACATACCGAATTCATAaccgaattcaaattcaatttagtaATTTGAAATCGGAcatttggtaatttggtacaaaTTCGGTACGTACCGAATTCACTAaattctaatatggtatgaaataggtaatgagattatgaatttggtacCAACCGATTTTGCATTCAAATTTGGTAAAATGAAATAGGGTACCGCGTTACCGCAGTTGAATACCGaattagtttataaaattatataatatatagataaatgctatttagtattagtatatactactaatatattattatattatataggtaaatgctattaataatagttagtatatggtattatcatgtacttataataataataatatttaataatgtacaatatattattttaatatttgttaattgttatatgactataataatacaaatatatagtaATACATAACAATATAACATAAGTACAacacttattattttatacatgagtaatatgactagaattagataataattaatacatatatgtataatactaaatattaaacaataaacataattagtaattagaatttagatattggtaatttgatacatcattcatgtttgaattattgaatatttgaatgcgtAACCTGTAACTTATAAGTATTAGTGTGCTCTAAATTTACATTAtctatttaacataaaaattcatattttctattcactaatcttaagcCTTTAAGTATAGACAAGACAACTAAGCAGTGTAAGTGAATGcatatgaattgcaaatcaatgtattagtgtattgactttcacaataacatatgtaagtaaataatttttattttgatttgaaataaattataagtttataactaatataacttatcactaatcattgtaatttgtaagtttgtaactaatattacttattattaatcattgtaaattataaattcataaatcatcactaatcattgtacagtctaaggtttattctagtttaaattaatcactttttatgtgttccttaaatcatagactaaggattctaggtataagtgatcaaataaatgccaattaaatcacaaaatgattagaacataagtaatgtgttaaattatgaataaatttggggatcaaatcagtaataatttttaaattattgaggaacataatgaatgtattataattTAGGAGCCCTAAtttgtaaattaaaaattacacaaTCACTTCCTTCAGTTGAGGTGAATTTGGGAAAAGTCGGGTTATTAGGTTATCACTTATCATTTAGGagccccaattttttttttttaataaatgaatTCGGTTTAACCATTTCCAAATTCGAAATCGGTTACGAAATGAATTCAGTAATAGccaattcgaaattgaaagcggtttaaatttttataagtcAAATAACCGAATTCAGCTAACTCATGAATTATCGAATTTGTACCGTTTGCTCACCCCTAAATTGAAATAGGAAGTCAGAAACATGCATTTTCTCCCCCACCCCTTCCTTCCCTTTATTACTTTCTTTCTCttccttctctcttttcctttccctttttttttcttttgtctttttttttcctttctccaaCTCACGAACCAGAACATCATTTTtcctttgtcttcttttctctttttagtcTTAATTTTCAATTCTCCTCCCAATCTAATTCCTACAACAATGGAGATGCTGCTGCCGTCAGCCACTTACCGTCGCTGTCAGCCTCCTGCTGCCGCCATCCCATCACTTTAGATcaaaacttcacaaaatcttcAATTCAAATTCTATTTTTCATGTAGATTTGAATTATGGCATCCAACTTGGCTAAAAATGGCTAGAAAGTAGTTCAACAGGCGTATAATCAAAATAGATCTAGTCCTCTATTTCCACCAAATCACCACTAAATTTAGTAAAATTCATAATAAAATCATCCTTAGGAGCCATAGATCGAATTTATAGCATCAATTTAACACAAAAAATGCATGATAATGATGATAAAAATGATGAAGATGACCTAGAGAGGCGGTGGTGGAGATGGCTGATATAGATGGTGACTATACAATGATGAAGATAATGATGACGAGATGACGATGGTGGAAGTACCAGCCTTCATGGTGTTGGCTGGATTAAATGAAGGAAgacgaaaagaaaaggaaataagaagaaaaaaatgtaaaacagaaaaacaaatgaaaaaataaacaagtttTTTAAATCTTAGTTGAGCCTAAATTTTACTTTCTTCTTAATTGATTCAAGAaagcttttaaaattttaattgagTCCTTCACCAATTTTTGGTATAGTTTGAAAACAAGGTTAGTAGGTGAATTTTACATATTTTCGTTAATTTGGATGGTTTCCGTTTGACTTCCAGATTAGTCCAAACCATCGGGAGtcatttggatgtttctaaaTAATAAGGAGGTTTTGTGACTTTAGACAAAACGACAAGGGGTTTTAGTgtattttaccatatttttaatttttttatcatttgtCATTTATCTACTCTACTTCTACTCCTACTTCAATCTAATCTAGGGACTAGGGAGAGATCTAACTGGGCCTACAGAAAAATCGACGGCGCTGAACTATTATGGTACTAGACGAATGCACTATGCaccctatttttatttgttgtttgaGAAGATTATTTCAATTGCAAGATTGCTACAAATTTGGATGTTTTTGttaaattcttttctttttggtttttcaATGAGGTGTGATTACTTCTCTTTGTATTCTGAAAATATAAATTTAGGGAATTGTGGAGAATcggctaaaaaaaaaagtcacagCAGTAAAACACAGAGAGATTAGAAGATGTCTAAAGAAAGATGGACTAAAAAGAAAATACTCTAGTTAAAACCCAAAGGAGTGAGCCAAAAAGATAGAGTAAAAAGAAAGCATTTAAAACAGAAGTTCGAATGTAAAAGTTTGGTGGTCATAGTGAATTTTTAAGATTAAAATAGTTTTTTACTTTAAGGGTACTTTTGTCACTCAACCAAAGTTGCTCTCATTGTATATCATTTGTTTTGACAATAACACTGGccttttatcaatttttttttgaatgactAGGAAGAAAACGTATACATATCCTTTCCATGCTAAttaaaaagatgaaaatgaaaatgaaatattAACTTATGATTTATACacatataaaatattaaatttataaCAGCCGAAAGAATTcttgaatctttttttttcacttaagTAATCTAGGGAGGGAACATAAAggaaattgttatttttttcttaaattttttagtAGGGAAGAGGTGGATTTAAGTAAGGGTGAGGAAGAAAGGGGATTTGAACGCATGCAATGGAGAGGAGTTTGACCCAGTACTAACATGGTAGTGGAGAGAAACTACCAccttaataaatttaatttaaaaattattttaaaaatcaaCACCATTCTtaatataatccatcacttttgTTAGTTATACATAAAATTTTGTATGAAATTGACTAAGTTTTACCATTTGATTAATCATTACTAATTTTGTGTACAATTTTGactcatttttcattcaaatgtttcaaaaaaaattgaatgccaaaatattctttaaaaaaaaatcattttttagcATATTGATCTGGAGATCAAAAGAAAGTCAATGGCACAGTTGGAtgatttataaaattttaataatttaaataGAAGTAAATTGAGAGATCAATGGAGAGAATCCCATCCCATCATGTAAAATCAATTATAGGATTGGCATTAAAATTAGCTAAATAAAAATGTGTTACAGATTGGTGAAATTTGAATTATAATAGAAGGTTGAGGTTCATATATTCATTAAAAATACAAGTTAGTAATGCCAAGTATcacaacataaaaaaaaaaagtcactggTGATAAGATGACGTTCACCCTACCAATTAAATCACTTCATTAGTTTgtacattttaaaaatttgaataCAGAGTTCTAATCCATGAGATCTAAGTACATATTTAGTTGTCTTTAAGAGGCTTTAAGGGTCTGGCTCATATTTTTAGAGGTGAAAATATGGGATCACTCGCTAGGTTTTTTGGAATTACAGAAGCTCCAGAAATTTCTAGTTGTCATAAGCCATTTTatactaaataaataaacaaaagatcACAGTTGCAGTTTTTCTCCAATTTTTGGTGGGCTTATGAAGTTTAAGGCATCGCTACTTCCAAAATCTCAGCCTTTCAACTTTCAATGGAATCACTAGTTACTACATTAGTTACTTTTGGTATCAAGAAATATGGAAACTGCACTTTTGGAAGCAAGACTA
The Coffea arabica cultivar ET-39 chromosome 6c, Coffea Arabica ET-39 HiFi, whole genome shotgun sequence genome window above contains:
- the LOC140008818 gene encoding protein FAR1-RELATED SEQUENCE 5-like, encoding MENDLPTHEVQSCRKLDFEDVDLQEINDNALPLCITDGNQGNQIFLPLAIPDDLVPKLDMEFDTEVAAKNFYQKYAKASGFGTRLSKGHKDKNSDLMLDRVFCCSREGKKPKDKRNMIVKCPRPETRCDCSARMKISCRKGGKYRVVQFVAEHNHELSTPSKTHLFRSHRHLTMAHEAEIDMARSCGITPK
- the LOC113693320 gene encoding protein FAR-RED IMPAIRED RESPONSE 1-like, which translates into the protein MSKQVGGRENLGFIRDDLKNYLRSKRSIPMMQGDTGGVLEYLQGMQLEDPNFFYAIQVDEDDLITNIFWADAKMRTDFAHFGDVVCFDTTYRKHKDGRPIALFVGVNHHKQTTVFGAALLYDETILTFEWLFDTFAKAMMEKIPRTILTDQDGRMATALASQWPTTYHRLCIWHIYQNAAMHLADVFKDFQNFAADFSHCIYDYENEDDFFEGWSEMLKTYGLEDNKWLKKMFDIKEKWALVYGRETFCADMTTTQRSESMNSVIKKYVSYKHGLLEFFEHFQRLLDDRRYDESVADFKGNQSTPAMTFPCRILQHAASVYTHEVYEKFKEELCKGIDCKWEVDGELGNQMIYRVTPHGKTSHHLVTYDSSTNSICCSCKKFEFAGFLCSHALKILMTLNIVTIPDAYILKRWTKAAKTGNVHVSSESSPEMELKAKLNFRYKELSYLYMQLMTKASECDEAYQIAKDGFWKMSEQMDACCQGKKKMKEVRIEENCSAYQDVDTNPSEVAYNKIKGIKVKEKVTYKSSKRPRSALEMATKKRKYKVKEKSSSKKLQEFGNNVVHSSMDSATIQGFVRELPPEQAQELGNNDDSDQQVAKHE